A window of the Gossypium hirsutum isolate 1008001.06 chromosome A05, Gossypium_hirsutum_v2.1, whole genome shotgun sequence genome harbors these coding sequences:
- the LOC107961031 gene encoding uncharacterized protein, whose amino-acid sequence MIELGEHRILGPKLVCETDDKVRLIRDRPKAASDRQKSYASLERHDIEYSVGDFVFLKVSPRKKVVRFGRKGKLSPRFIGPYQILKRVGLVAYQLELPLELDLIHDVFYVLILRRYWSDPSHVVSVEEIEVLWWNYGTEEGTWEPEDSMCQQYHYLF is encoded by the exons ATGATTGAGTTGGGTGAACATCGAATTTTGGGTCCTAAGTTGGTTTGTGAGACTGAtgataaggttagattgattcgaGATCGTCCAAAAGCGGCTTCtgatagacaaaaatcttatgcaagTCTGGAGAGGCATGATATCGAGTACTCTGTAGGGGACTttgtgtttcttaaagtttctccaaGGAAGAAAGTTGTGAGATTTGGTCgcaagggcaagttaagccccaGGTTTATAGGGCCGTATCAAATTTTGAAGCGTGTGGGACtggttgcttatcagttggagctacctctagagttggaccTTATCCATGATGTCTTTTACGTCTTGATTTTAAGGCGGTATTGGTCTGATCCTTCTCATGttgtttctgttgaggagatcgag GTTCTATGGTGGAATTATGGTACTGAGGAGggtacatgggaacctgaggactcgatgtGTCAACAGTATCAttatctgttctga